One genomic window of Anaerohalosphaeraceae bacterium includes the following:
- a CDS encoding PA14 domain-containing protein has product MKEQTYQQLFFTLVLLTASAAFSSDRPIGFAALDGQGSQYLAGGTTGGAGGTVVTVTTLADLKYYAGQTAKYIIQIAGPIISPTPGTVTVKSNKTLIGIGNDAALVNHGLNLNGVSNIIIKNLTIRDYYMMGDYDGKLNDYDAIALRNAHHVWIDHCHLSRAGDGLLDMTYASGYVTVSWTILSHHNKTAIANGPSSGSPIGTYTFHHCWFDNTTQRNVTGEWADVHVFNCWLLGLRSYGMLPRSLTRMRLENLYFQQGKDAYYETSGGLVEAVGCILDSMTGLAVASGNDFVPPYPYVLNPAAQVPALVQSKAGPGGFDKWMGPPVIRINFRPAAAPDVKGMLSDTGAAFANRGNGYAYGWNADNTANAFWRHTRTTKEGETYLVPVDADFRRNAFLTTASASRFWEIALPNGWYHITLMCGDPGDPRNIFPENNIPRLNSVLLEGILFEDSDGAVLWDYDEYQAVVQVSDGRLTIAQAPGSSDSAALGFVEIRPAMTPVSPAARGPGLACRIYPGSWSFLPDFDSLSPAAKGAVRDFNLSSLSVPPPFGAVLEGYLNVPEDGWYTFFVSSSDGSRLFVHSIEVVDNDGVHGPQEAAGSILLQAGLHPIRVECFTRGTANPAVSWSGPSFAKRPLEAERLTRDWLYGDFTGSGRVDLEDLSCLAEQWLQEAGWERDGGRIDLSVFARTAQNWLAETP; this is encoded by the coding sequence ATGAAAGAACAAACGTATCAGCAGCTGTTTTTCACACTTGTCCTCCTGACTGCTTCGGCGGCCTTCTCCTCAGACCGGCCCATCGGCTTTGCCGCCCTCGACGGGCAAGGCAGTCAGTATCTGGCCGGCGGAACCACAGGCGGAGCGGGCGGAACGGTCGTAACCGTTACAACGCTGGCCGATCTGAAATACTACGCCGGACAAACCGCCAAATACATCATCCAGATTGCCGGCCCGATTATCTCCCCGACGCCGGGAACCGTTACCGTCAAAAGCAATAAAACCCTCATCGGCATCGGCAACGACGCCGCCCTCGTCAACCACGGGCTCAATCTCAACGGCGTCAGCAACATCATCATCAAAAACCTGACAATCCGCGATTATTATATGATGGGCGACTATGACGGAAAGCTGAATGATTATGATGCGATCGCCCTGCGGAATGCTCATCACGTCTGGATTGACCATTGTCACCTGAGCCGCGCCGGAGACGGGCTGCTGGATATGACCTATGCCTCCGGATACGTCACGGTCTCCTGGACGATACTCAGCCATCACAACAAAACCGCCATCGCCAACGGCCCCAGCAGCGGAAGTCCGATAGGCACCTACACCTTTCACCACTGCTGGTTTGACAACACCACCCAGCGGAATGTAACCGGCGAGTGGGCGGATGTGCATGTCTTTAACTGCTGGCTGCTGGGGCTGCGCAGCTACGGGATGCTGCCGCGCTCTCTGACCCGAATGCGGCTGGAAAACCTGTACTTCCAGCAGGGCAAAGACGCCTACTATGAGACCTCCGGCGGACTGGTGGAAGCCGTCGGCTGCATCCTCGATTCGATGACCGGGCTGGCCGTGGCCAGCGGAAACGATTTTGTCCCGCCGTATCCGTATGTCCTAAACCCTGCGGCCCAGGTGCCGGCCCTGGTCCAATCCAAAGCCGGCCCGGGCGGTTTTGACAAATGGATGGGACCGCCGGTCATTCGCATCAACTTCCGGCCTGCGGCCGCCCCGGACGTCAAAGGCATGCTCTCCGATACCGGCGCCGCATTCGCCAATCGGGGAAACGGGTATGCCTACGGATGGAACGCCGACAACACCGCCAACGCCTTCTGGCGTCATACACGCACCACCAAAGAAGGCGAAACCTACCTGGTGCCGGTCGATGCCGATTTCCGCCGCAACGCCTTCCTCACAACCGCCTCCGCAAGCCGGTTCTGGGAAATCGCACTCCCGAACGGCTGGTACCACATCACCCTGATGTGCGGCGACCCGGGCGATCCAAGAAACATCTTTCCCGAAAACAATATCCCGCGGCTCAACAGCGTCCTGCTCGAAGGCATCCTGTTCGAAGACTCGGATGGGGCCGTTCTGTGGGATTATGACGAATATCAGGCGGTGGTGCAGGTTTCAGACGGCCGGCTGACGATTGCACAGGCGCCGGGCAGTTCCGACTCCGCCGCCCTGGGTTTTGTTGAAATCCGTCCGGCGATGACGCCGGTCTCCCCGGCCGCTCGCGGGCCGGGACTGGCCTGTCGAATCTATCCGGGCAGCTGGTCGTTCCTGCCGGATTTTGACTCCCTGTCTCCCGCGGCGAAAGGAGCCGTCCGCGATTTCAATCTCAGCTCCCTGTCGGTCCCGCCTCCCTTCGGGGCGGTGCTGGAAGGTTATCTGAACGTTCCCGAAGACGGCTGGTACACCTTTTTTGTCAGCAGCTCCGACGGAAGCCGTCTATTTGTCCATTCCATCGAAGTCGTCGATAATGACGGAGTCCACGGCCCGCAGGAGGCCGCCGGCTCCATCCTGCTCCAAGCCGGTCTGCATCCGATTCGGGTCGAATGCTTCACCCGCGGCACTGCGAATCCGGCCGTCTCCTGGTCCGGCCCTTCGTTCGCCAAGCGTCCGCTCGAGGCCGAACGCCTGACGCGGGACTGGCTGTATGGAGATTTTACCGGCAGCGGACGAGTCGATCTGGAAGACCTGTCCTGCCTGGCTGAACAATGGCTGCAGGAAGCCGGCTGGGAAAGAGACGGCGGACGCATCGACCTGTCCGTCTTTGCTCGAACGGCTCAAAACTGGCTGGCGGAAACCCCCTGA
- a CDS encoding alpha/beta hydrolase produces the protein MRYWLAICAVCSGANLWAAESPQTNCLVLPLWQETIPGALGSQDKDKPMLYVYLPNETPAPTAAVVICPGGGYVHLAIDHEGREIAERLRRDNVAAIVLKYRLPGDGYRHPIPILDARRAIQTVRFHARDWNIHPDRIGILGFSAGGHLASTAGTFFGEIPLSSAVKDAVGSVSYRPNFLVLVYPVISMQDEWTHRSSRANLLGPEPPQELLERLSNERQITKDTPPTFLIHADDDKTVLPENSILFYQGLRKAGIPAELHIYRKGGHGFGTRPTAGPAACWLEDCLMWMKQMEFLQPASAEDKPVSFLEKQTNES, from the coding sequence ATGCGGTATTGGCTGGCCATCTGTGCCGTGTGCAGCGGAGCAAATCTTTGGGCGGCGGAAAGCCCGCAGACGAATTGTCTGGTTCTGCCGCTCTGGCAGGAAACCATCCCCGGGGCTCTGGGGTCACAGGACAAGGACAAACCGATGCTGTATGTGTATCTGCCGAACGAGACACCCGCCCCGACAGCGGCGGTGGTGATTTGTCCGGGCGGCGGATACGTTCATCTGGCGATCGACCACGAAGGCCGGGAGATTGCCGAACGGCTGCGGCGGGACAACGTTGCGGCCATTGTTCTGAAGTACCGCCTGCCGGGCGACGGCTATCGGCATCCGATTCCGATTCTGGATGCGCGGCGGGCGATTCAGACGGTGCGGTTTCACGCTCGCGACTGGAATATCCATCCGGACCGAATCGGAATCCTGGGCTTTTCGGCGGGCGGTCATCTGGCCTCGACGGCAGGAACGTTTTTTGGAGAAATTCCTCTGTCGTCTGCTGTAAAGGATGCCGTCGGTTCCGTGTCCTATCGGCCGAATTTTCTGGTGCTGGTGTATCCGGTGATTTCGATGCAGGACGAATGGACGCATCGGAGCTCCCGGGCCAATCTGCTGGGACCGGAGCCGCCGCAGGAACTTCTGGAGCGTCTGTCCAATGAGCGGCAGATTACAAAGGATACGCCGCCGACTTTTTTAATCCATGCGGACGATGACAAGACGGTTTTGCCGGAAAACAGCATCCTCTTTTATCAGGGGCTGCGGAAGGCGGGCATTCCGGCGGAACTGCATATTTACCGCAAGGGCGGGCACGGATTCGGAACGCGTCCGACAGCCGGTCCGGCGGCCTGCTGGCTGGAGGACTGCCTGATGTGGATGAAGCAGATGGAGTTTCTCCAGCCGGCCTCGGCGGAGGACAAGCCCGTTTCGTTTTTGGAAAAGCAAACCAACGAATCATAG
- a CDS encoding type II secretion system protein has product MEIKKTGASRTERRAFTLIELLVVIAIIAVLLSVLLPALKKAKYQARMMVDRNNLKTLGTAMQVYLTHNKNRFFPYPDNTTSVLWLDAIGQNVGNVDEVRFCPETESQLKTVENEYNGSTSLWGTSLRPWLWNYSAQSHKRYETGSYGFNGWFYGDANRWVPTSMQNYPYASLNDVKAAGEAPVFLDANWVDGWPQNTNTLPANAVSGTTNFYDTGDQTGGTTERAIGRFVLNRHGRKTNVAFLDMHVDTLVHEQLWTLAWHKGSKPNYSPVLPKPLPKEK; this is encoded by the coding sequence ATGGAAATCAAAAAAACGGGGGCGAGTCGGACAGAACGCAGGGCTTTTACGCTGATAGAACTTCTGGTTGTAATCGCCATTATCGCTGTTTTGCTGTCGGTACTGCTGCCGGCCCTAAAAAAGGCCAAATATCAGGCCCGAATGATGGTAGATCGAAACAACCTAAAGACTCTCGGGACCGCCATGCAGGTCTATTTGACCCATAATAAAAACCGTTTTTTCCCTTACCCGGACAATACCACGAGTGTTCTTTGGCTGGATGCTATCGGACAAAATGTCGGAAACGTGGATGAAGTTCGATTCTGTCCGGAAACTGAATCACAGCTGAAAACCGTTGAAAATGAATACAACGGCTCAACGAGTTTGTGGGGTACATCCCTGCGGCCGTGGCTGTGGAATTATTCGGCTCAGTCGCATAAACGCTATGAAACCGGCAGTTACGGCTTCAACGGCTGGTTTTACGGCGATGCCAACCGCTGGGTGCCGACATCGATGCAGAACTATCCCTATGCCAGCTTAAACGATGTGAAAGCCGCCGGCGAAGCCCCTGTTTTCCTCGATGCCAACTGGGTGGACGGCTGGCCGCAAAATACCAACACCCTGCCTGCTAATGCCGTTTCCGGGACCACCAACTTTTACGACACCGGCGACCAGACCGGCGGAACGACCGAACGGGCCATCGGACGTTTTGTCCTGAACCGCCACGGACGAAAAACCAATGTGGCTTTTCTGGATATGCACGTGGACACCCTGGTCCATGAGCAGCTCTGGACGCTGGCCTGGCACAAAGGGTCAAAACCCAATTATTCGCCTGTGCTGCCCAAACCGCTGCCGAAAGAAAAATAA
- a CDS encoding sugar kinase, whose translation MATLNLRPASECKYDILSLGEVMLRLDPGEERIHTTRTFRVWEGGGEYNVARGLRRCFGKRAALVTAIPDNPVGRLLEDLLLQGGVSLEYVRWVPFDGIGRKTRVGLNFTERGYGVRAAVGCSDRANSAASQMKKGDIDWEKIFGRDGVRWFHTGGIFAGLSPTTPDVILEAMEAARKYGTVISYDLNYRASLWKEFGGKERAVEVNRRIAPFVDVMLGNEEDFSAALGFDVAGLDADCSKLDPSNFKKMIAEAVKVFPNFKAVATTLRNARTATRNDWGAVLYYDGRFYDAPLREDLEILDRVGGGDSFASGLIYGLMEGKSPQEAVEYGAAHGALAMTTPGDTTTATLAEVERVMKGKSARISR comes from the coding sequence ATGGCGACTTTAAACCTGCGTCCTGCATCGGAATGCAAATACGATATCCTTTCTCTGGGGGAAGTGATGCTTCGGCTCGACCCGGGCGAAGAGCGGATTCATACCACGCGCACGTTTCGGGTCTGGGAGGGCGGCGGGGAATACAACGTCGCCCGCGGTCTTCGCCGCTGCTTCGGCAAGCGGGCGGCCCTGGTGACGGCCATTCCGGATAATCCCGTCGGGCGTCTTTTGGAGGATTTGCTCCTGCAGGGCGGCGTCAGTCTCGAGTATGTCCGCTGGGTGCCGTTTGACGGCATCGGCCGCAAGACCCGCGTCGGGCTGAATTTTACGGAGCGCGGCTACGGCGTTCGGGCGGCGGTAGGCTGCTCGGACCGGGCCAACAGCGCCGCCTCCCAAATGAAAAAGGGCGATATCGACTGGGAGAAAATCTTCGGACGAGACGGCGTGCGGTGGTTTCACACCGGCGGCATTTTTGCAGGGCTTTCGCCGACGACGCCCGATGTGATTCTGGAGGCGATGGAGGCCGCCCGCAAATACGGTACGGTGATTTCCTACGATTTGAACTATCGGGCCTCGCTGTGGAAGGAATTCGGCGGCAAAGAGCGGGCCGTGGAGGTCAACCGCAGAATTGCCCCGTTTGTGGATGTGATGCTCGGCAACGAAGAGGACTTTTCGGCCGCGCTGGGCTTTGATGTGGCCGGCCTGGATGCGGACTGCTCCAAACTCGACCCGTCGAACTTCAAGAAGATGATTGCCGAGGCCGTCAAGGTTTTCCCCAACTTCAAGGCCGTGGCAACAACCCTTCGAAACGCCCGGACCGCCACGCGGAATGACTGGGGAGCGGTTTTGTACTATGACGGTCGCTTTTATGATGCGCCCCTGCGGGAGGATTTGGAAATCCTCGACCGCGTCGGCGGCGGAGACAGTTTCGCCTCCGGTCTGATCTACGGCCTGATGGAAGGCAAGAGCCCGCAGGAGGCGGTCGAGTACGGAGCGGCCCACGGGGCGCTGGCGATGACGACACCGGGCGATACAACCACGGCGACGCTGGCGGAGGTGGAGCGGGTGATGAAGGGCAAATCCGCCCGCATCAGCCGCTGA
- the kduI gene encoding 5-dehydro-4-deoxy-D-glucuronate isomerase, with protein MQVRYVPDPVRFCRMTTQEIRDAFLIETLFAPERIEMLYCDVDRVIVGSAVPVGTPLTLSAAEQLRAEYFCQRREMGVLNIGGAGQIVVDGRAFPMANLDCLYVGRGSRQIEFVSASPAQPARFYLLSYPAHREYPTTLIPKAQANPVHLGSIEQANKRTIYQCIHPKGVPSCQLVMGFTVLEPGCVWNTMPPHTHERRMEVYMYFHMPANARVFHLMGRPSETRHIVVAEGQAVISPSWSIHSGVGTAAYTFCWGMGGENQTFEDMDHLTMDDIR; from the coding sequence ATGCAGGTACGTTATGTTCCGGATCCGGTGCGGTTCTGCCGGATGACGACGCAGGAGATTCGGGATGCGTTTCTGATTGAAACGCTCTTTGCACCCGAGCGGATTGAGATGCTGTATTGTGATGTGGACCGCGTGATTGTCGGCTCGGCGGTTCCGGTCGGGACGCCGCTGACCCTTTCGGCGGCCGAGCAGCTGCGGGCGGAGTACTTCTGTCAGCGGCGGGAGATGGGCGTTCTGAATATCGGCGGGGCCGGTCAGATTGTTGTGGACGGCCGAGCGTTTCCGATGGCGAATCTGGATTGTCTGTATGTCGGACGCGGCAGCCGGCAGATTGAATTTGTCAGCGCCAGCCCCGCGCAGCCGGCGCGATTTTATCTGCTCAGCTATCCGGCGCACCGGGAGTATCCGACGACCCTGATTCCCAAGGCGCAGGCCAATCCGGTGCATCTGGGCAGCATCGAGCAGGCCAACAAACGCACGATTTACCAGTGCATTCACCCCAAAGGCGTGCCGAGCTGCCAGCTGGTGATGGGCTTTACAGTGCTGGAGCCGGGCTGCGTGTGGAATACGATGCCCCCGCATACGCACGAGCGCCGGATGGAGGTGTATATGTATTTCCATATGCCCGCAAATGCCCGCGTGTTTCATCTGATGGGCAGGCCCAGCGAAACCCGGCATATCGTTGTGGCGGAAGGGCAGGCGGTCATTTCGCCCAGCTGGTCGATTCATTCCGGCGTCGGCACAGCGGCCTATACCTTCTGCTGGGGCATGGGCGGCGAGAATCAGACCTTTGAAGATATGGATCATTTGACAATGGATGATATTCGGTAA
- a CDS encoding DUF4861 family protein gives MKSKVFLTAGLIVFAGACRVQSEIRVAVVNPTQILRVQESIELDWAEIQNRSADLKPQETAVLDASTRQPLRTQVLEIDGRTTLLFQTDLQPGQKKEFVLLKRPEGMTEPDSPARTYCRFIPERKDDFGWENDKAAYRMYGPALEYETITSGIDAWGKCVPYPVIDKFIRDYNEKQIPYHYDHGEGGDFYKVGNTLGCGGLAPFVDGKVCLPPHNFVQWKILANGPLRSVFELMYRPWQAGPYTVSEVKRISIDLGSSLSRIECTYTCSQTDTLPLAAGIVLRETSQQTWKAPQSIAYWLPTDFISGHMGCGVVFGAGWAVEPTEADGHLLLTLSHKIAKPVVYYAGSCWDKNEEFRTFEKWQQYLKTFKQRLDNPVAVEWLP, from the coding sequence ATGAAGTCGAAGGTGTTTTTGACGGCGGGATTGATTGTATTCGCAGGGGCCTGCCGGGTCCAGTCGGAGATTCGCGTTGCTGTTGTCAATCCAACCCAAATCCTGCGAGTCCAGGAGAGCATCGAACTGGATTGGGCGGAGATTCAGAATCGCTCGGCGGACCTGAAGCCGCAGGAGACGGCCGTGCTGGATGCCTCCACGCGGCAGCCGCTGCGCACGCAGGTCCTTGAGATTGACGGCCGTACGACTCTGCTTTTCCAGACGGATTTGCAGCCCGGACAGAAAAAAGAATTTGTTCTGCTGAAGCGCCCGGAGGGGATGACGGAGCCCGATTCACCGGCTCGGACGTACTGCCGCTTTATTCCGGAGCGCAAGGATGACTTCGGATGGGAAAACGACAAGGCGGCGTACCGGATGTACGGCCCGGCATTGGAGTATGAGACCATCACCAGCGGGATTGACGCCTGGGGCAAATGTGTCCCGTATCCGGTCATCGACAAATTCATCCGCGATTACAATGAAAAGCAGATTCCTTATCATTATGACCACGGTGAAGGTGGGGATTTTTACAAAGTCGGCAACACCCTCGGCTGCGGCGGTCTTGCCCCGTTTGTGGACGGCAAGGTCTGCCTCCCTCCGCACAATTTTGTCCAGTGGAAGATTCTGGCCAACGGCCCGCTTCGTTCCGTCTTTGAGCTGATGTATCGTCCGTGGCAGGCCGGTCCCTATACCGTCAGCGAAGTCAAGCGGATTTCGATTGATTTGGGCAGCAGCTTAAGCCGCATCGAGTGCACCTACACCTGTTCCCAGACGGATACCCTGCCGCTGGCGGCGGGCATTGTCCTGCGGGAAACCAGTCAGCAGACCTGGAAGGCCCCGCAGAGCATTGCCTACTGGCTGCCGACGGATTTCATCAGCGGCCATATGGGCTGCGGGGTTGTCTTCGGGGCCGGCTGGGCGGTAGAGCCGACAGAGGCCGACGGACATCTTCTCCTGACGCTTTCCCACAAGATTGCCAAGCCGGTGGTGTATTATGCCGGCTCCTGCTGGGATAAAAATGAAGAGTTTCGTACATTTGAAAAATGGCAGCAGTATCTGAAGACATTCAAGCAGCGGCTGGACAATCCGGTCGCGGTGGAATGGCTGCCGTAA
- a CDS encoding DUF72 domain-containing protein, translated as MEQSVSIAVGTAGWSYPDWAGIVYPKGCKETLRFVSGLVDCIEINSTFYRPPDRKTTETWAAQVQGREGFFFTAKLHQKFTHEGQIDSELVRQFRDGFAPLLETGRLRCLLMQFRYDFTAADDNRRYLGNLIEQFRDCCPIAVEVRHASWRQPAFLRELENRGVTVCSIDYPAGPDSFVLDDQTVGSAGYMRLHGRNAAAWFAKSTRDERYDYYYSPEELKEIAARIGRLAAHCKTYTVIANNHYKGAELANALELKFLLTGLKQRVPDSLLARYPSLARIALSGALFE; from the coding sequence ATGGAGCAGTCTGTTTCGATTGCCGTTGGTACGGCCGGCTGGTCCTATCCGGACTGGGCGGGAATTGTCTATCCCAAAGGCTGCAAAGAGACGCTGCGGTTTGTATCCGGGCTGGTGGACTGCATCGAAATCAACAGCACGTTTTATCGTCCGCCGGACAGAAAAACGACAGAAACCTGGGCTGCGCAGGTGCAGGGGCGGGAGGGGTTTTTCTTTACTGCCAAACTGCATCAGAAGTTTACCCACGAAGGACAAATTGATTCGGAACTGGTGCGGCAGTTTCGGGACGGTTTTGCTCCCTTGCTGGAAACTGGACGGCTGCGCTGTCTTTTGATGCAGTTTCGGTATGATTTCACTGCTGCGGATGACAATCGGCGCTATCTGGGAAATCTGATTGAGCAATTCCGGGATTGCTGCCCGATTGCCGTCGAAGTGCGGCATGCATCCTGGAGGCAGCCCGCCTTTCTGCGCGAGCTGGAAAACAGAGGCGTGACGGTTTGTTCCATCGATTATCCTGCGGGTCCTGATTCGTTTGTTTTGGATGACCAAACCGTCGGTTCAGCGGGTTATATGCGTCTGCATGGGCGCAATGCCGCCGCTTGGTTTGCCAAATCCACCCGCGATGAGAGGTATGATTATTATTATTCACCGGAGGAATTAAAGGAAATTGCGGCACGGATTGGGCGGCTGGCGGCCCATTGTAAGACCTATACGGTGATTGCGAATAATCATTACAAGGGAGCTGAATTGGCCAACGCGCTCGAATTGAAGTTTCTTCTGACCGGACTGAAACAGCGCGTGCCTGACAGCCTGCTGGCCCGGTATCCTTCTCTGGCCCGGATTGCCCTTTCGGGGGCTCTGTTTGAATAA
- the kduD gene encoding 2-dehydro-3-deoxy-D-gluconate 5-dehydrogenase KduD, protein MILDKFKLDGKKAIITGSARGLGQAMAVALAEAGADIALVDILDMSESKARIEQLGRKCITITADLSKKDCVDVIVRETVEKLGGIDILFNNAGIIRRAPLLEFSEKDWDDVMNINIRTLFFLSQAVARVMIQQGRGGKIVNTASMLSFQGGILVPSYTASKSAVMGLTRLLACELAPYKINVNAIAPGYMATDNTKALRENPERNKAILDRIPAGRWGEPEDLQGVAVFLASAASDYMHGYTVAVDGGWLAR, encoded by the coding sequence ATGATTCTGGATAAATTTAAGTTGGACGGCAAAAAAGCGATTATCACCGGTTCGGCCCGCGGCCTCGGGCAGGCCATGGCCGTTGCTCTGGCGGAGGCGGGGGCGGACATTGCGCTGGTGGATATTCTGGATATGTCCGAAAGCAAAGCCCGTATTGAGCAGCTCGGACGCAAATGCATCACCATCACGGCCGACCTGAGCAAAAAAGACTGTGTGGATGTGATTGTCAGGGAAACCGTCGAAAAACTTGGCGGGATTGATATTCTTTTCAACAACGCCGGCATTATCCGGCGGGCCCCGCTGCTGGAGTTTTCCGAAAAGGACTGGGATGATGTGATGAACATCAACATCCGCACGCTGTTTTTCCTCAGCCAGGCGGTCGCCCGGGTGATGATTCAGCAGGGCCGGGGCGGCAAAATTGTCAATACGGCCTCGATGCTCAGTTTTCAGGGCGGGATTCTGGTGCCCTCTTATACGGCCTCCAAGAGCGCGGTGATGGGGCTGACGCGGCTTTTGGCCTGCGAGCTGGCCCCCTATAAAATCAATGTCAATGCAATCGCTCCGGGCTATATGGCTACAGACAATACGAAAGCCCTCCGCGAAAATCCGGAACGGAATAAGGCCATCCTCGACCGGATTCCAGCGGGCCGATGGGGCGAGCCGGAGGACCTGCAGGGGGTGGCGGTCTTTCTGGCCTCGGCGGCCTCGGATTATATGCACGGATACACCGTTGCCGTGGACGGCGGCTGGCTGGCGCGATAG
- a CDS encoding SpoIIE family protein phosphatase, which yields MDTVMTESEKQQIQREEEIYQISTLVAGNFRLQEVLDRLAETAVRVTNTTACSIRLLDEESGDLKMRSTYGLSEAYRNKGPVTKDDPVVKEAFEGKAVVLDDMRVDSRVQYREATIREGLISQLTVAMIFRDKPLGVLRLYSPEPNRFDENAIRLARLVATQCAVAITNARLYAEALEGARMAEQMRLAAVIQRRMIPEKAPCMKGLDIQARYQPCYEIGGDLYDFLQLDDHTLIVGIADVIGKGVPAAIMMSMFRGTLRAYADGGYGRHSMQEVIARLNRTACRECRDGEFITLFMARIDTKENTLTYCNCGHEPGLLRHGKELLELEQGGLVLGVWPDAEYSIQTIPFVQDDLLILYTDGLIDAMNFEGESWGKERFFEAIGKTCTHSSEAFIRSLMTWRRRFVGLASQTDDTSIVVIRRDDQANPRPEDCQCARVDTK from the coding sequence ATGGATACAGTAATGACAGAATCAGAAAAACAGCAAATACAGCGGGAAGAAGAGATTTACCAGATTTCCACTCTGGTGGCGGGCAATTTCCGCCTTCAGGAAGTGCTGGACCGTCTGGCCGAGACGGCCGTGCGCGTAACCAACACGACGGCCTGTTCGATTCGGCTTCTGGATGAAGAATCAGGCGACCTGAAGATGCGCAGCACCTACGGCTTAAGCGAGGCCTATCGCAATAAAGGACCGGTGACCAAGGATGACCCCGTGGTCAAAGAGGCCTTTGAGGGCAAGGCGGTGGTGCTGGATGATATGCGGGTGGACAGCCGAGTGCAGTACCGGGAGGCCACCATTCGAGAGGGGCTCATCAGCCAGCTGACGGTGGCAATGATTTTCCGCGACAAGCCGCTGGGAGTGTTGCGGCTGTATAGTCCGGAACCGAATCGGTTTGATGAGAATGCAATTCGTCTGGCCCGGCTGGTGGCGACCCAGTGTGCTGTGGCGATTACCAACGCCCGCTTGTACGCGGAGGCCCTCGAAGGGGCCCGGATGGCTGAGCAGATGCGTCTGGCGGCGGTTATCCAGCGTCGAATGATTCCCGAAAAGGCCCCCTGTATGAAGGGACTGGATATTCAGGCGCGGTATCAGCCCTGCTATGAAATCGGCGGGGATTTGTATGATTTTCTGCAGCTGGATGACCACACGCTGATTGTCGGGATTGCCGACGTCATCGGCAAGGGGGTGCCCGCGGCGATTATGATGAGTATGTTCCGCGGGACGCTTCGGGCCTACGCGGACGGCGGATACGGCCGGCACAGCATGCAGGAGGTCATCGCCCGGCTGAATCGAACGGCCTGCCGGGAATGCCGGGATGGAGAGTTTATCACGCTTTTTATGGCCCGGATTGATACGAAAGAAAATACCCTGACCTATTGCAACTGCGGGCATGAGCCTGGGCTGCTTCGGCACGGCAAAGAGCTGCTCGAACTGGAGCAGGGAGGTCTGGTATTAGGGGTCTGGCCGGATGCAGAGTATTCGATACAAACGATCCCCTTTGTCCAGGATGACCTGCTGATTCTTTACACCGATGGATTGATTGATGCGATGAATTTTGAAGGGGAAAGTTGGGGCAAAGAGCGGTTTTTTGAGGCCATCGGCAAGACCTGCACGCACAGTTCCGAGGCCTTTATTCGCTCGCTGATGACCTGGCGGCGTCGTTTTGTCGGTCTGGCCAGCCAGACGGATGACACGAGCATTGTCGTCATTCGCCGGGATGATCAAGCCAATCCCCGCCCGGAAGATTGCCAGTGCGCAAGGGTTGACACAAAGTAA